The following proteins come from a genomic window of Acomys russatus chromosome 17, mAcoRus1.1, whole genome shotgun sequence:
- the Pabpc1 gene encoding polyadenylate-binding protein 1: protein MNPSAPSYPMASLYVGDLHPDVTEAMLYEKFSPAGPILSIRVCRDMITRRSLGYAYVNFQQPADAERALDTMNFDVIKGKPVRIMWSQRDPSLRKSGVGNIFIKNLDKSIDNKALYDTFSAFGNILSCKVVCDENGSKGYGFVHFETQEAAERAIEKMNGMLLNDRKVFVGRFKSRKEREAELGARAKEFTNVYIKNFGEDMDDERLKDLFGKFGPALSVKVMTDESGKSKGFGFVSFERHEDAQKAVDEMNGKELNGKQIYVGRAQKKVERQTELKRKFEQMKQDRITRYQGVNLYVKNLDDGIDDERLRKEFSPFGTITSAKVMMEGGRSKGFGFVCFSSPEEATKAVTEMNGRIVATKPLYVALAQRKEERQAHLTNQYMQRMASVRAVPNPVINPYQPAPPSGYFMAAIPQTQNRAAYYPPSQIAQLRPSPRWTAQGARPHPFQNMPGAIRPAAPRPPFSTMRPASSQVPRVMSTQRVANTSTQTMGPHPTAAAAAATPAVCTVPQYK, encoded by the exons ATGAACCCCAGCGCCCCCAGCTACCCCATGGCCTCTCTGTACGTGGGGGACCTGCACCCCGACGTGACCGAGGCGATGCTCTACGAGAAGTTCAGCCCGGCCGGGCCCATCCTCTCCATCCGGGTCTGCAGGGACATGATCACCCGCCGCTCCTTGGGCTATGCGTACGTGAACTTCCAGCAGCCGGCGGACG CGGAGCGTGCTTTGGACACCATGAATTTTGATGTTATAAAGGGCAAGCCAGTGCGCATCATGTGGTCTCAGCGTGATCCATCACTTCGTAAAAGTGGAGTAGGCAacatattcattaaaaatttgGACAAATCCATTGATAACAAAGCACTGTATGATACGTTTTCTGCGTTTGGTAACATCCTTTCCTGTAAG GTGGTTTGTGATGAAAATGGCTCCAAGGGCTATGGATTTGTGCATTTTGAAACACAGGAAGCAGCTGAAAGAGCTATTGAAAAAATGAATGGGATGCTTCTAAATGACCGTAAGGT GTTTGTTGGACGATTTAAGTCTCGGAAGGAGCGGGAAGCAGAACTTGGCGCAAGGGCAAAGGAGTTCACCAACGTCTACATCAAGAACTTTGGAGAAGACATGGATGACGAGCGCCTTAAGGATCTCTTCGGCAAGTTTG gGCCTGCCTTAAGTGTGAAAGTAATGACTGATGAAAGTGGAAAATCCAAAGGATTTGGATTTGTAAGCTTTGAGAGGCATGAAGATGCACAAAAA GCTGTGGATGAGATGAATGGAAAGGAGCTCAATGGAAAGCAGATTTACGTTGGCCGAGCTCAGAAGAAAGTGGAACGGCAGACAGAGCTTAAGCGCAAATTTGAGCAGATGAAGCAAGATCGGATCACCAGATACCAG GGTGTTAACCTTTACGTGAAAAATCTTGATGATGGTATTGATGATGAGCGTCTCCGGAAAGAGTTTTCTCCTTTTGGTACAATCACCAGTGCAAAA GTTATGATGGAGGGTGGTCGCAGCaaggggtttggttttgtgtgtttctcATCCCCTGAAGAAGCCACGAAAGCAGTTACAGAAATGAATGGGAGAATTGTGGCCACGAAGCCACTGTATGTAGCTTTAGCTCAGCGCAAAGAAGAGCGCCAGGCTCACCTCACTAACCAGTATATGCAGAGGATGGCAAGTGTGCGAGCTGTGCCCAACCCCGTGATCAACCCCTACCAGCCAGCACCTCCTTCAGGTTACTTCATGGCAGCTATCCCACAG ACTCAGAACCGTGCTGCATACTATCCTCCTAGCCAAATTGCTCAACTAAGACCAAGTCCTCGCTGGACTGCTCAGGGTGCCAGACCTCATC CATTCCAGAATATGCCCGGTGCTATCCGCCCAGCTGCTCCTAGACCACCATTTAGTACTATGAGACCAGCTTCTTCCCAGGTTCCACGAGTCATGTCAACACAGCGTGTGG cTAACACATCAACACAGACAATGGGCCCACATcctacagctgctgctgctgcagctacTCCTGCTGTTTGCACAGTCCCACAGTATAAGTAA